From Ignatzschineria sp. RMDPL8A, a single genomic window includes:
- a CDS encoding MetQ/NlpA family ABC transporter substrate-binding protein — translation MITVTYLKKLNKINKRAKQLFYLLIAGLVLTACSEAESDISTKATPQTNPDQQTIRIGTSPGDFADMVRDYIGPELEKAGYQVTLKEITDIVIPNTGVHEGSLEVNIFQHKPYLDEFNENYNAMLTPIVQVPTAPFGLYGGKLHSLDSVKEGATIGIPSNVTNFSRGLRILEALGWITLKEDIDFFRVRKTDITSNPKNLKILEIEAAQMVRARQDVDYAVINGNFAQDAGIPFTDALYIEPSKHFVNWVVVKKADSDTPWAKTLIDIINSDGFKAYTQAHFPGYNLPLSW, via the coding sequence ATGATTACCGTTACCTATCTTAAAAAATTGAATAAAATTAATAAACGCGCAAAGCAGCTCTTTTATCTATTGATTGCCGGCCTTGTTTTAACCGCCTGTTCTGAGGCAGAGTCGGATATTAGTACGAAAGCAACGCCTCAAACAAACCCCGATCAACAGACCATTCGGATTGGCACCTCACCGGGGGATTTTGCTGATATGGTTCGGGATTATATCGGGCCTGAACTTGAAAAGGCGGGCTATCAGGTCACGCTAAAAGAGATTACCGATATTGTGATTCCCAATACGGGCGTGCATGAGGGCTCGCTTGAGGTCAATATCTTCCAACATAAACCCTATTTAGATGAATTTAATGAAAATTATAACGCAATGCTAACGCCGATTGTCCAAGTGCCGACCGCGCCTTTCGGACTCTATGGCGGTAAGCTTCACTCATTGGACAGTGTCAAAGAGGGAGCAACGATTGGGATTCCCTCCAATGTCACCAACTTTTCACGGGGATTGCGCATTTTAGAGGCGCTAGGTTGGATTACGCTCAAAGAGGATATTGATTTTTTTCGGGTGCGTAAAACGGATATTACCTCAAACCCTAAAAACCTGAAGATTTTAGAGATTGAAGCGGCGCAGATGGTGCGGGCGCGTCAAGATGTGGATTATGCGGTGATTAATGGGAATTTTGCGCAAGATGCGGGGATTCCATTTACCGATGCGCTCTATATTGAACCGAGCAAACATTTTGTCAATTGGGTTGTGGTGAAAAAGGCCGATAGCGACACTCCTTGGGCGAAAACGTTGATCGATATTATCAATTCAGATGGATTTAAAGCGTACACGCAAGCGCATTTCCCTGGCTACAATTTACCCTTAAGCTGGTAG